Proteins from a genomic interval of Halopseudomonas litoralis:
- a CDS encoding efflux transporter outer membrane subunit: MRSSIVTLSGLTMALVLGACSSVPEHAAPELPTQWFSRSQSESIAPEGLASWWQAFDDPLLASLVTRALQQNHDVELAMLRVASSRAQSRQSRAGLLPSIDLPGSASRQRIENDRDVPPGLLRDLGLDDDIRIETWELALQASWELDLFGATRARSQAAQQQVRSAEAEAIAARLAVAANTAQAYVQLRALQNQRELLTEGIDLAAQLQRIAGLLFDAGEVTRLDVESAAAEHATLQADLSELEINLAQASLALDTLLAQPPGSSARELSAHGTIPLASRPIPAGQPVDLLRRRPDLIAEAARLDATALQSLAARRDLFPTLAVQAALGRSGMALNDQLSSVSNFTRLGATLGLPIFDFGRRRAAIEMADVAGETRYVAYRQSLGDALEQVEQGLTAVDGQRRRLQALQRVLEHYQRTHELAQTSYRLGEANLQDVLNAQRGLLQGRQQRLAGRTALATAQVALFVALGGGWEAKVEEPTTAAR, from the coding sequence ATGAGGAGCTCGATCGTCACGCTGTCCGGTCTCACCATGGCGTTGGTGCTGGGCGCCTGTTCCAGCGTTCCGGAACATGCTGCGCCGGAGCTGCCCACACAGTGGTTCAGCCGCAGTCAAAGCGAATCCATCGCCCCGGAGGGTCTGGCCAGCTGGTGGCAGGCATTCGACGACCCGCTGCTTGCCAGTCTGGTCACCCGTGCACTGCAGCAGAACCATGATGTCGAACTGGCAATGTTGCGGGTAGCCAGCTCCCGCGCCCAGTCGCGCCAATCCCGCGCCGGCCTGTTGCCCAGCATCGATCTGCCAGGTAGCGCCAGTCGTCAGCGCATCGAGAATGACCGGGACGTTCCGCCCGGCCTGTTGCGGGATCTGGGGCTGGACGACGACATCCGTATTGAAACCTGGGAACTGGCGCTGCAGGCGAGCTGGGAGCTGGATCTGTTTGGTGCGACCCGGGCACGCAGCCAGGCGGCGCAACAGCAAGTGCGTTCGGCCGAGGCCGAGGCCATAGCGGCACGCCTTGCTGTAGCCGCAAACACCGCCCAGGCCTACGTCCAGCTGCGTGCCCTGCAGAATCAGCGCGAGCTGCTGACCGAAGGTATTGATCTGGCGGCGCAGCTGCAACGCATCGCCGGGCTGTTATTCGATGCCGGAGAAGTCACTCGCCTGGATGTGGAAAGTGCCGCAGCCGAGCACGCAACGCTGCAAGCCGATCTGAGCGAACTGGAGATCAACCTCGCCCAGGCCAGCCTGGCGCTGGATACCTTGCTGGCCCAACCGCCGGGCAGCAGCGCCAGGGAGCTGTCCGCCCATGGCACAATCCCTCTGGCAAGCAGGCCGATTCCGGCAGGCCAGCCAGTGGACCTGTTGCGCCGACGGCCCGACCTGATCGCCGAAGCCGCACGGCTGGACGCTACGGCGTTGCAGTCCCTGGCTGCGCGCCGTGATCTGTTTCCGACGCTGGCGGTCCAGGCTGCCCTGGGCCGTTCGGGAATGGCGCTGAATGATCAGCTGTCCAGCGTCTCGAATTTCACCCGCCTCGGTGCCACCCTCGGCCTGCCGATATTCGATTTCGGCCGCCGCCGTGCCGCCATCGAGATGGCCGATGTTGCCGGTGAGACCCGTTACGTGGCTTATCGTCAGTCATTGGGTGATGCGCTGGAACAGGTTGAACAGGGATTGACTGCCGTGGATGGACAACGGCGGCGGCTGCAGGCTCTGCAGCGCGTGCTGGAGCATTACCAGCGCACCCATGAGCTGGCACAAACCAGTTACCGACTGGGCGAAGCCAATCTGCAGGATGTGCTGAATGCCCAGCGCGGCCTGTTGCAGGGGCGCCAACAGCGACTGGCGGGGCGTACCGCCCTGGCCACCGCTCAGGTGGCCCTGTTTGTCGCCCTGGGCGGCGGCTGGGAGGCCAAGGTGGAAGAACCCACTACGGCAGCTCGTTGA
- a CDS encoding murein L,D-transpeptidase catalytic domain family protein encodes MFNCLRRVGVLTAACLAFVAGPGAAMETAIIHPPAQPYTQDTLSSMLAAQAPELNPQVLLTAVSAMQCAVNSGAEPANRLAVIDFSLPSTEQRMWIFDLQTRTLLLQDLVAHGQGSGDNLASSFSNIEGSHQSSIGLFRTQESYFGKHGYSLRMDGLEPGINDLARQRAIVIHPADYVDPSWITRHGRIGRSHGCPAVRPEVASMVVDSLKGGQFMFSYYPDDHWLATSSFINCPADESDNMVATTTR; translated from the coding sequence ATGTTCAATTGTCTACGCCGCGTTGGCGTATTGACTGCTGCCTGTCTTGCATTTGTGGCTGGCCCCGGCGCCGCCATGGAAACCGCCATCATCCATCCACCTGCACAACCCTACACGCAGGACACCTTGAGCAGCATGCTGGCTGCCCAGGCGCCCGAGCTGAACCCGCAGGTACTGCTGACTGCCGTCTCGGCCATGCAGTGCGCTGTCAACAGCGGTGCCGAGCCTGCCAACCGTTTGGCTGTCATCGACTTTTCTCTGCCATCTACCGAACAGCGCATGTGGATCTTCGATCTACAGACCCGGACCCTGCTGCTGCAGGACCTGGTCGCCCATGGCCAGGGATCGGGCGATAATCTGGCCAGCAGTTTTTCCAATATCGAAGGTAGCCATCAGTCGAGTATCGGTCTGTTCCGCACCCAGGAAAGCTATTTCGGTAAGCATGGCTATTCGTTGCGCATGGACGGTCTGGAGCCGGGTATCAATGATCTGGCGCGCCAACGTGCCATCGTCATTCATCCCGCCGACTATGTTGATCCCAGCTGGATCACGCGGCACGGTCGCATCGGTCGTAGCCACGGTTGTCCCGCGGTGCGTCCGGAGGTGGCAAGCATGGTGGTGGATAGCCTGAAAGGTGGCCAGTTCATGTTCTCCTATTACCCGGATGATCATTGGCTTGCTACTTCTTCTTTCATCAACTGCCCGGCTGACGAGAGCGACAACATGGTGGCCACAACGACCCGTTGA
- a CDS encoding L,D-transpeptidase family protein, translating to MQGTAEQCNDLAQLRSMPIAEALEQLYQANGYISIWKQEERLQSLQEELQELAGDGLAPGEYAHAFAEQPEEVCDELRLSGDYLLALEHLSRGRLNPEDHEPMWRPEDYQPPSRLSVADLAAQGLADMTRAFDVARPSLPQYVELRRAYRQMDREPVVFAAFPEGPSIKAGQSDPRLPQLAQRLMLEGFLPSEPVTAGPLTEPVAPFTDPVRAQPLQYNARLQQAVRAFQVANGLQSDGIVGRQTVAALNITPEERLLQVRINLERLRWLDASRGEHVLLVNSAGSNAVLFRGNEVQWHSRVQSGTPDRATPLMISRINRVTLNPSWTIPPTILQQDKLPAIRANPSYFAERDLQALDFEGNRLNPADIDWSNPQGVMLRQPPGPNNPLGKMVFRFDNPFAVFLHDTPSQSLFERATRNVSSGCVRVEQATDLADYLFHSLDNQQRERITRLQANGKTREVNIDNGPQVILGYWTVQVMENGELRYLPDPYDMDEALWKAFSAAVRL from the coding sequence ATGCAAGGCACTGCAGAGCAGTGCAATGACCTGGCGCAGCTGCGCAGCATGCCCATCGCCGAGGCGCTTGAGCAGCTCTACCAGGCCAACGGCTATATTTCCATCTGGAAACAGGAAGAGCGTCTGCAGAGCCTGCAGGAGGAATTGCAGGAGCTGGCCGGCGATGGCCTGGCGCCAGGGGAATATGCCCACGCCTTCGCTGAGCAACCCGAAGAGGTCTGTGATGAGCTGCGCCTCAGCGGCGATTATCTGCTGGCCCTGGAGCACCTCAGTCGCGGGCGTTTGAACCCGGAAGATCATGAACCCATGTGGCGTCCGGAGGATTATCAACCGCCTTCACGGCTCAGCGTCGCCGATCTGGCCGCACAGGGGCTGGCTGACATGACCAGAGCATTCGACGTTGCCCGCCCCTCCCTTCCGCAATACGTGGAGCTGCGGCGCGCCTATCGCCAGATGGACCGGGAACCGGTCGTCTTCGCAGCTTTTCCCGAGGGGCCGTCGATCAAGGCGGGGCAATCCGATCCACGCCTTCCGCAATTGGCGCAGCGGCTCATGCTGGAAGGCTTCCTGCCCAGCGAGCCGGTCACTGCCGGTCCACTCACCGAGCCGGTAGCGCCATTCACTGATCCCGTGCGCGCCCAACCGCTGCAATACAACGCCCGGTTGCAACAGGCGGTACGTGCCTTTCAGGTGGCAAATGGTTTGCAGAGCGACGGAATCGTCGGTCGGCAGACAGTGGCGGCGCTGAATATCACTCCCGAAGAACGGCTGCTGCAGGTACGTATCAACCTGGAGCGGCTGCGGTGGCTGGATGCCAGCCGTGGTGAGCATGTGCTGCTGGTGAACTCCGCAGGCAGTAACGCGGTATTGTTCAGGGGCAATGAGGTTCAGTGGCACTCCCGGGTGCAGTCAGGCACCCCTGACCGCGCCACCCCGCTGATGATTTCGCGCATCAACCGAGTCACACTGAATCCCAGCTGGACGATTCCGCCGACCATCCTGCAGCAGGACAAGCTGCCAGCCATCCGCGCCAATCCGAGCTATTTCGCCGAGCGCGACCTGCAGGCGCTGGATTTCGAGGGCAACAGGCTCAACCCGGCCGATATCGACTGGTCCAATCCCCAGGGAGTGATGTTGCGTCAACCGCCAGGTCCGAATAATCCGCTGGGGAAAATGGTCTTCCGGTTTGACAACCCATTTGCCGTGTTCCTCCATGACACGCCCAGTCAATCGCTGTTCGAACGGGCCACACGCAACGTCAGCTCCGGCTGTGTACGTGTGGAACAGGCAACCGATCTCGCCGATTACCTGTTCCACAGTCTGGATAACCAGCAGCGCGAGCGCATTACGCGTCTGCAGGCCAACGGCAAGACCCGTGAAGTCAATATCGACAACGGGCCGCAGGTGATTCTGGGCTATTGGACCGTACAGGTAATGGAGAATGGCGAGCTGCGCTATTTACCCGATCCCTATGATATGGACGAGGCACTGTGGAAAGCGTTCAGCGCGGCGGTAAGGCTCTAA
- a CDS encoding ArsA family ATPase, translated as MFDLLSRRLIWVGGKGGVGKTTVSAALAMLAAERGKRCLVVSTDPAHSLGDVLARELDDKPRRILPNLDAMEIDPDAEVDAHLKRVMDQMKGFAAPEMLGELKRQMQLTRQSPGTQEAALLERIARLINDPDSAYDLIIFDTAPIGHTLRLLSLPEAMAAWTDGLLSHSRKSAELGKVLQHLTPKAGRDIATPFDDPEDDSLNAVDRRSRDIARTLMERRRLFHQARRKLEDPAVSGFLFVMTPERLPILETVRAVATLSEVGIPVVATLVNRVIPDEADGEFLRRRREQEAVYLQRIDTQLSQLPRPRLPWLETDVQGLDILQSIAQRLAGLGF; from the coding sequence ATGTTTGATTTGTTGAGCCGCAGGCTGATCTGGGTTGGCGGCAAGGGTGGGGTGGGCAAAACCACAGTATCTGCTGCTCTGGCGATGCTGGCTGCTGAACGGGGCAAGCGTTGTCTGGTGGTGTCCACCGACCCGGCGCATAGTCTCGGTGACGTGCTTGCCCGTGAGCTGGACGACAAGCCCCGGCGCATCCTGCCCAACCTGGACGCCATGGAAATTGACCCGGACGCGGAAGTCGATGCCCATCTCAAACGGGTAATGGATCAGATGAAGGGTTTTGCCGCACCGGAAATGCTCGGTGAGCTCAAGCGTCAGATGCAGCTGACGCGGCAATCGCCGGGCACTCAGGAAGCTGCATTGCTTGAGCGAATTGCCAGATTGATCAATGATCCGGACAGCGCCTATGACCTGATCATCTTTGATACTGCGCCGATCGGGCATACCCTGAGACTCTTGTCGCTGCCGGAAGCCATGGCCGCCTGGACTGACGGTTTGCTGTCGCACAGCCGGAAATCTGCGGAGCTGGGCAAGGTGCTGCAGCATCTGACGCCGAAAGCAGGTCGTGACATAGCCACACCTTTTGACGACCCGGAAGATGACTCACTGAATGCGGTGGATCGGCGTTCACGCGACATCGCCAGAACCTTGATGGAGCGTCGCCGACTGTTTCATCAGGCGCGGCGCAAACTGGAAGATCCTGCAGTCAGCGGTTTTCTGTTCGTCATGACGCCCGAGCGGCTGCCGATTCTGGAAACCGTACGTGCCGTGGCAACGCTATCCGAAGTGGGTATTCCGGTAGTCGCGACCCTGGTCAACCGTGTCATTCCCGACGAGGCTGACGGTGAGTTCCTACGCCGCCGGCGAGAGCAGGAGGCGGTTTATCTGCAGCGCATCGATACTCAATTGAGCCAACTGCCGCGTCCGCGTCTGCCCTGGCTGGAGACCGACGTGCAAGGGTTGGATATCCTGCAGTCGATCGCCCAGCGGCTCGCGGGGTTGGGTTTCTGA
- a CDS encoding cory-CC-star protein yields the protein MDQARFFLEEAYSSRYRGAIARARRDEDDLFMLLVFSEMMGVPNPAAYYTLELQPLLLERFHDWHRRMGMEHSPLDHFRCC from the coding sequence CTGGACCAGGCCCGCTTCTTTCTTGAGGAGGCTTACAGCAGTCGTTACCGGGGCGCGATTGCGCGCGCCCGACGTGATGAGGACGATCTGTTCATGCTGCTGGTGTTTTCCGAAATGATGGGCGTGCCGAATCCGGCCGCCTACTACACGCTTGAGCTGCAGCCGCTGCTTTTGGAGCGCTTCCATGATTGGCATCGGCGCATGGGAATGGAACATTCTCCGCTCGATCACTTCCGTTGCTGCTGA
- a CDS encoding carbon starvation CstA family protein has product MSAVIVLLTGLVLMALGYFIYSKFIAEKIFRLDPNFRTPAHELEDGIDFVPTNKYVLWGHHFTSVAGAAPIVGPAIAVIWGWAPAFAWVVFGTIFFAGVHDAGAIWASIRNKARSVGSLTGDVVGKRARSIFMIVIFLLLLMVNAVFAVVIANLMMSFPSAVVPVWGAILVALVVGQLIYRRKIGLITVSVVGVAALYGLILLGPSVPVQMPAEVAGVSGNAVWILLLFLYAGIASVLPVWMLLQPRDYINGLQLFVGLLILYGAILVLNPSMIAPMFNDNVPAGTPSIIPLLFVTIACGAISGFHGLVSSGTTSKQLNRETDTRFVGYFGAVGEGMLALAAILVASAGFASLADWQAMYSAFGQGGVTAFVQGGAFIISNALGVSEVLAATMLTVMAALFAGTTMDTGLRLQRYIFQEWGDIYNIEWMKKGVPATILAIASCLLLAFGAGGADGSGGMLIWPLFGTTNQLLAGLTLLVITVMLVHLRRPIKYTLVPLCFVLVMTVIALVLQLRTFYEQGNYFLLILDVVVLIASILVTMECVSALKRHRALAAQNQL; this is encoded by the coding sequence ATGAGTGCTGTGATTGTACTGCTGACGGGATTGGTGCTGATGGCGTTGGGGTATTTCATCTACTCCAAATTCATAGCCGAGAAAATATTCCGCCTGGACCCGAACTTTCGCACACCCGCGCACGAGTTGGAGGATGGGATCGATTTCGTGCCAACCAACAAGTACGTGCTCTGGGGCCACCACTTCACATCGGTCGCTGGGGCGGCACCTATCGTCGGGCCGGCGATTGCGGTGATCTGGGGGTGGGCACCGGCATTCGCCTGGGTGGTGTTTGGTACCATCTTCTTTGCTGGCGTGCATGACGCCGGGGCTATCTGGGCCAGCATTCGCAACAAGGCCAGGTCTGTCGGTTCGCTGACCGGCGATGTCGTCGGCAAGCGCGCCCGCAGTATCTTCATGATCGTTATTTTCCTGTTGCTGCTGATGGTTAACGCGGTATTTGCGGTGGTCATCGCCAATCTGATGATGTCGTTCCCCTCCGCCGTGGTCCCGGTGTGGGGTGCCATCCTGGTGGCGCTGGTCGTTGGCCAGTTGATCTATCGCCGCAAGATCGGCCTGATCACCGTATCGGTGGTTGGCGTGGCCGCGCTGTATGGTCTGATCCTGTTGGGGCCTTCGGTGCCGGTGCAGATGCCAGCCGAGGTCGCCGGAGTGTCCGGCAATGCAGTATGGATTCTGCTGCTTTTCCTTTATGCCGGTATTGCCTCGGTATTGCCGGTATGGATGCTGCTGCAGCCGCGTGACTACATCAATGGTCTGCAGTTGTTTGTCGGCCTGCTGATTCTGTATGGCGCCATTCTGGTACTCAACCCGAGCATGATCGCGCCGATGTTCAACGACAATGTGCCGGCAGGTACTCCTTCCATCATTCCCTTGCTGTTCGTGACCATTGCCTGTGGGGCGATTTCCGGTTTCCACGGCCTGGTATCCTCCGGCACTACCTCCAAACAGTTGAACCGTGAAACAGACACCCGCTTCGTTGGCTATTTCGGTGCGGTGGGTGAGGGCATGTTGGCGCTGGCTGCGATTTTGGTTGCCTCGGCCGGTTTTGCCAGTCTGGCTGATTGGCAAGCCATGTACTCGGCCTTTGGTCAGGGTGGCGTGACGGCCTTCGTGCAGGGTGGTGCCTTCATCATATCCAACGCATTGGGTGTGTCCGAGGTGTTGGCGGCCACCATGCTGACGGTGATGGCTGCGCTGTTCGCCGGCACTACCATGGATACTGGCCTGCGCTTGCAGCGCTACATCTTTCAGGAGTGGGGTGACATCTACAACATCGAATGGATGAAGAAAGGGGTGCCGGCAACCATTCTGGCGATTGCTTCCTGCCTGCTGCTGGCCTTCGGTGCCGGCGGCGCGGATGGCTCAGGCGGTATGTTGATCTGGCCGCTGTTCGGTACCACCAACCAGCTGTTGGCAGGGCTGACCCTGTTGGTGATCACCGTGATGCTGGTGCACCTGCGTCGACCGATCAAGTACACCCTGGTGCCCTTGTGCTTCGTGCTGGTGATGACGGTTATCGCCCTGGTGCTGCAGTTGCGCACTTTCTATGAGCAGGGCAACTACTTCCTGCTGATTCTGGATGTCGTCGTGCTGATCGCGTCGATTCTGGTCACCATGGAATGCGTATCGGCACTCAAGCGTCACCGTGCACTCGCTGCGCAGAATCAGTTGTGA
- the corA gene encoding magnesium/cobalt transporter CorA, which yields MARKLVVKRGTKVGAPPGTLVHIGKHKPDNAAIHLIDYAPDELRESVIEDLASYRRNGDEERIAWLNVAGVSDASVVSGMGAIFDLHPLVMEDILNTDQRPKVEEYQGYLYIVLRMLQFDQGRQQIHSEQVSLVLGPDFVLSFQERPGDVFEGVRERLRAGRRIRFMRTDYLTYALLDAVVDHYFEMLEFLGEQVEALEDQVIDAPGPDTLARIHHYRREMLLLRKSIWPLREVLSRLSRDDSQLISEETRLYLRDVHDHAIHVIDNIDTIRELLVSMLDLYLSSVSKRTNEIMKVLTIFASLFMPLTFIAGIYGMNFDVMPELRWRWGYPAVMAVMLGIIVGLLAFFRRRRWI from the coding sequence ATGGCTCGCAAACTGGTGGTCAAGCGGGGTACCAAGGTCGGAGCGCCGCCGGGCACTCTTGTGCATATCGGCAAGCACAAGCCGGACAACGCTGCCATCCACTTGATCGACTATGCCCCTGACGAACTGCGCGAGTCGGTGATCGAGGATCTGGCCAGCTACCGCCGCAACGGGGATGAAGAACGAATCGCCTGGCTCAATGTAGCTGGCGTCAGTGACGCCTCGGTAGTGTCGGGCATGGGCGCGATCTTCGACCTGCACCCACTGGTGATGGAGGATATCCTCAACACCGATCAGCGGCCCAAAGTGGAAGAATATCAAGGCTACCTGTACATAGTGCTGCGCATGCTGCAGTTCGACCAGGGGCGGCAGCAGATCCACTCGGAGCAGGTCAGTCTGGTACTCGGGCCGGATTTCGTGCTGTCTTTCCAGGAGCGCCCGGGCGACGTCTTCGAAGGTGTACGTGAGCGGTTGCGGGCGGGACGTCGTATCCGTTTCATGCGTACCGACTATCTGACCTACGCGCTGTTGGACGCTGTGGTGGATCACTATTTCGAGATGCTGGAGTTTCTCGGTGAGCAGGTCGAGGCGCTGGAAGACCAGGTGATCGACGCCCCCGGGCCGGACACCCTGGCCCGCATCCATCATTACCGGCGGGAAATGCTGCTGTTGCGCAAATCCATCTGGCCGCTGCGCGAGGTGCTCAGCCGGCTGAGCCGCGACGACAGCCAGCTGATTTCCGAGGAAACCCGGCTATATCTGCGCGATGTGCATGATCACGCCATCCATGTCATCGACAACATCGATACCATCCGCGAGCTGCTGGTCAGCATGCTCGATCTCTACCTTTCCAGCGTCAGCAAGCGCACTAATGAAATCATGAAAGTGCTGACGATCTTCGCCAGTCTGTTCATGCCTCTGACCTTCATCGCCGGGATCTACGGCATGAACTTCGACGTGATGCCGGAGTTGCGTTGGCGCTGGGGTTACCCGGCAGTGATGGCAGTGATGCTGGGGATCATCGTCGGCCTGCTGGCGTTTTTTCGCAGACGTCGCTGGATATGA